The Spirochaetae bacterium HGW-Spirochaetae-1 genomic sequence GCGCCGTCGATCAGTACATCAACAACTGATGGGTCGGCAAGAGTAGAAGTGTCGCCCATTCCGCTCTTTTCGAATTCACCAGCGGCAACCTTTTTGAGGATACGTCGCATGATTTTTCCTGAACGGGTTTTGGGAAGAGCGTCTGCCCACTGGATGATGTCGGGAGTGGCGATGGGGCCGATCTCCTTTCTAACAGTAGCGACAAGCTCTTTTTTCAGCTCTTCAGTTTTTTCTACGCCTGAGTTCAGTGTTACGAAGGCATAGATGGACTGACCCTTGATGGGGTGCGGATATCCAACAACGGCAGATTCAGCAACTTTCGGGTGTGATACGAGTGCGGATTCAACTTCCGCGGTACCCATACGGTGACCGGAAACGTTGATAACGTCGTCAACACGACCGGTAATCTGATAGTAGCCGTCTTTGTCTCTGCGGCAGCCGTCACCGGTGAAGTACATTCCTTTGAACTGTGAGAAATAGTTGGTATAGAAACGATCGGGATCTCCGTATACGGTTCTCATCTGGCCAGGCCATGATTGCCTGATGCAGAGGTTACCGGAGATTTGATCGCCTTTTTTCCAGGGAATCTCCTTTCCTTCGTCGTCAACGATCACGGGATCGCAGCCAAAGAAGGGAACGGTAGCCATGGCAGGTTTGATATCAATACATCCGGGAAGCGGAGTAATAAGGATACCACCTGTCTCTGTCTGCCACCAGGTGTCCACGATGGGGCACTCGCCGCGGCCGATCTTGTTGTAATACCAGTTCCATGCTTCGGGGTTGAGGGGCTCGCCAACAGATCCGAGGAGCTGCAGTGATTTAATGTTGTGCTTGTCAACCCAAGAATCGCCTTCTTTCGCGATAGCGCGGATGGCGGTAGGAGCGGTATAGAAAATGTCAACCTTGTGTTTTTCAACTACTGCCCAGAAACGGCCGAAATCGGGATATGAAGGAACACCTTCAAACATGATCGAGGTTGCTCCGTTTGCCAGAGGACCGTAAACGATGTAGGTATGTCCTGTTACCCAGCCTATGTCAGCTGTACACCAGTAGATGTCACCATCATGATAATCGAAAATCATTTTGTGGGTGAAAGCAGCGTATGTCAGGTAGCCGCCGGTGGTGTGC encodes the following:
- the acs gene encoding acetate--CoA ligase → MGEVKLKDIYPVPDSFRKKAYVNSREQYDKMWKESVEQPEVFWGKIAEEYITWFKKWDKVMDCSYGDSKDNLWVKWFVNAKVNVSYNCLDRHLEKRGDQVAIIWEGNEPSETKKFTYKQLHTEVCKFANVLKKYGVKKGDRVTFYLPMIPELAIGILACTRIGAIHSVVFGGFSAEALRDRVNDCDSRVIVSCDGTFRGAKAVPQKANSDKAIAECPKVNLHIVVKRVGDKIQCDWNDKIDKWYETEMAAVSADCPAEEMDAEDPLFILYTSGSTGKPKGVMHTTGGYLTYAAFTHKMIFDYHDGDIYWCTADIGWVTGHTYIVYGPLANGATSIMFEGVPSYPDFGRFWAVVEKHKVDIFYTAPTAIRAIAKEGDSWVDKHNIKSLQLLGSVGEPLNPEAWNWYYNKIGRGECPIVDTWWQTETGGILITPLPGCIDIKPAMATVPFFGCDPVIVDDEGKEIPWKKGDQISGNLCIRQSWPGQMRTVYGDPDRFYTNYFSQFKGMYFTGDGCRRDKDGYYQITGRVDDVINVSGHRMGTAEVESALVSHPKVAESAVVGYPHPIKGQSIYAFVTLNSGVEKTEELKKELVATVRKEIGPIATPDIIQWADALPKTRSGKIMRRILKKVAAGEFEKSGMGDTSTLADPSVVDVLIDGAKVAQGK